TAGAAGAATTCGCTAGGCTGACATAAACGACCGGACGAAGAAAAAAGGGACTTTATCAACACAGACACAGGATTGTAAGTGGACGTCATTAGCACCGCCGAATTCGAGAGATTCAGGCAGAACACGGGGTTTCGTGTATACCTCTGCCGGAAAGACGAGCCAGAGAGCTTATGGGAGACATGGTCATTGCTACTGCAATCTTCGATCGCATTGCTCACCATAGTGAGATT
The sequence above is drawn from the Syntrophothermus lipocalidus DSM 12680 genome and encodes:
- a CDS encoding ATP-binding protein; this encodes MGDMVIATAIFDRIAHHSEIFNITGDSYG